From Streptomyces sp. CMB-StM0423, a single genomic window includes:
- a CDS encoding MbtH family protein, whose product MTDTVNAFDVPDERYHVLVNSEGQYSLWPALTDVPAGWEPVHGPAGRAQCLEYVESNWTDMRPRTLTVALDEG is encoded by the coding sequence ATGACGGATACGGTCAACGCGTTCGACGTTCCCGACGAGCGGTACCACGTGCTGGTCAACTCCGAGGGCCAGTACTCACTGTGGCCGGCGCTCACCGATGTGCCGGCCGGTTGGGAGCCGGTGCACGGCCCAGCGGGACGGGCGCAGTGCCTGGAGTACGTCGAGAGCAACTGGACTGACATGCGGCCCAGAACGCTGACAGTCGCCCTCGACGAGGGGTGA
- a CDS encoding type I polyketide synthase, with protein sequence MLRRDSESLVDHFRTVFEEHPEQRIFRFLVDGEGEPESVANDSFDLRVRAIAAALRERVPAGERALIMCPAGLDYVTSFFACLYAGVLAVPVYPPDPAFLMRTLPRLTGVIEDADPGVILAPAETVALADRFAEQAPALRDIAWLTVDDLDPAAADAWRHPGSVREDIAFLQYTSGSTSRPKGVMVSHGNLLHNIAAMNSRFFAGDPAQHMVSWLPPFHDMGLIFGLLTPAYVGFPVTFMSPFSFLKRPLRWLRAISEAGGTACAAPNFAYDLAVRKVTEEERRTLDLSTWRVAANGAEPVRQQTMERFSRTFADCGFRPSAHAPSYGLAEGTLLVSTGDPRAEPLSRRLRVSGLLSGAAEDAGPDEAARTLPSCGTSVHDQRVVAVDPETLGPMLDGRIGELWVAGQSVAGGYWRRSRETEETFGARLAGSGEGPFLRTGDLGFTDGDQIYVTGRIKDVIIMAGRNHYPHDIERTVEAVDDGLRSGCGVAGVRDIDGEERLIVVQEYRGSRSPGDRARIIAAIRAEVAREHGLQAFLVALARPGSVPKTSSGKLQRQACLDAVLGGTLNPLAQWRADEAARDGRADAPEHPPGPAGAHSTGRTAPGAAEIEQWLREALAATTGGRTEAIDPGLPFAGYGLRSVDMVTMVGDLEQRLGVPLSPTVVWEHPTPAKLAEHLEGVVPAVFPGTPVAVDQRPVGATETGARLAETDARLARRAEPAAAPDPVAIVGIGCRFPGGVDGPDDFWRLLTEGRDAVTEVPADRWDIEQYASDDPAAPGRTTSRWGGFLDGVDRFDAGFFGISRQEATRMDPQQRLLTEVAFEALENAGMPSDRLAGSPTGVFVGISTFDYATGQLRDLAAIDPYTGTGSALSISANRLSYLLDLRGPSLAVDTACSSSLVAVLQACMSLERGDCELALAGGVNLVLSPAFAINFSKAGAMSADGRCKPFDSRADGYVRSEGAGVVVLKPLSRALADGDPVYAVIRGGAVNQDGASNGLMAPNPQAQEEVLRAAHRNAGVRGADIGYVEAHGTGTALGDPIEAKALGAVLREGRDPARPCLIGSVKSNLGHMEAAAGIGGLIKAALAVRHRTVPATLHYREPNPHIPFDDLALRVAHILQPWPAGEDGIALAGVSSFGFGGTNAHVVLEQPPATDPAPRQDPADDTVLLTVSARDEHALRDLAAAYADKLAAPGLSLGDFAAAVAVRRTHHEHRLACTGSSADELRTALAAFGRGAEVPGLSSGVRRVGWHPKPVFVFSGQGPRWWPLADDLLAGEPVFRAVVERCDALLRRHTDWSLLDQLTADPARSRLLDTAVGQPALTAAQIALAALWRSWGIEPAAVVGHSVGEIAAAHLSGAIGLEDALVIALHRGAALHSATGRGRMAVVGVGLERAREILAERRPGQVWIAAGNSPGSTVFSGESTALETLAEALQEEGLYCRVLESVEFASHCPLMEPVAQELWGLLSDLRPRTGTLPMISTVTGKPVDGGRLDAEYWASNLTRPVLFDTAVTELAESGHDVFVEMSPHPMLTDAVTERMSSYGHTVAVSSLRSDRPGRATLRAELGRLYTAGYHVDWTRVYGPAAPMADLPTYPWQRTRFWYAEHTRYRSERRGHPVLRTAVRSALPPHAAHWSAPVDLDDFGYLTDHQVGGSAALPGAFVLDAGLAAAREHLGGPATLADVHFTRLTVVPEHAQDATLQLVLVPETADTGSLRLFTRADADDEWAEAAHGAFRRGAPESGGEPLSAVRNRCSTPVDTDDHYAALHRAGLAYGPAFRGVEELWSGTGEAVARLRDRAALTADRGEHLVHPAVLDSALQTLMAALSPPTGGDDAVASTYLPMRVGCFALFAERAEPRWAHAAVTAPEPGAEEITDATVVLYDASGAPVGEVTGIALKRLDGETAADPLGEALYDVAWRQTPGESGTDAEPGTWLVFADAGGTCDTLVTGLRARGGTCVTATVGPGYGRPAPDHYVLDPARHEDVAALLADLAATGVRPDGIVHGWALDAALAEDDTPTRLLAVQDSATVPALHLVQEITRAGQDSAPRLVLLTRGAQQAGDGDELSVGQAPLWGLARVIGLEHTELRPTVVDLDPARPEGEAELLLAEVLRPGDDGQVALRHGERLTPALQRWTAPDATPDTRPTWAFDAARDGNHRLLATRPGRLASLRATWGYRTPPGPGQVEIEVAAAGLNFSDVLKALETYPGAEGIVPLGAECAGRVVAVGEGVTRHRVGDRVIAVGAHSMAAFTTVGEDLVAAAPPALGEDEAAAVPIAFLTAVHALERLARLRKGETVLVHSATGGVGLAALQVARRRGARVYATAGTEEKRELLRSLGVEHAMDSRTLAFADEITERTGGRGVDVVLNSATGEALVRSLRLLAPGGRFVEIGKRDVYGNSHIGLELFKDNRAFFAVDLERTIRERPEEIAELFADIVQGFDGGEFTALPVTGHPFSDAPAAFSAMAQARHTGKLVLRPDPHERITTAPGAAPVRPDVSYLITGGLGALGLETARYLAGQGARHLVLAGRSAPSAAAERAVAELRDCAEVAVVRADVSERAALDGVLARIDATMPRLAGVVHAAGILDDGLLTGLDRERFRSVAGPKSTAAWHLHHATSDRELDFFVLYSSAAAVLGSASQANYAAASALLDTLAHHRRARGLPALSIDWGPWSDIGLAARPDRGGALAARGIESISPGDGIATLDRLLRTDAAQVCVLPLDRDKLGDHPGGSLLATLLGDAPGESPAGRPATSEVRRRLLAVEPGRRRRALLTEHCRAVAARVVGAEPGRIDTSAPMNSMGFDSLLSLELRNSLVSSLRVQLPSTIAWRFPTIDALVPYLAERMDVQLEPGRTAPDRPAGKAASDPPGPLPGDQGSASPLPTSASAGLNAMSTADLEALLLAKTKQIDEGGRR encoded by the coding sequence ATGCTGAGACGCGATTCCGAATCGCTTGTTGACCATTTCCGTACGGTCTTCGAGGAGCACCCGGAGCAACGGATCTTCCGGTTCCTGGTGGATGGCGAGGGCGAGCCGGAGTCCGTGGCCAACGACTCGTTCGACCTGCGGGTCCGTGCGATCGCCGCGGCGCTCCGGGAGCGCGTTCCTGCCGGGGAGCGGGCGCTCATCATGTGCCCGGCCGGGCTGGACTACGTGACCTCCTTCTTCGCCTGCTTGTACGCCGGCGTCCTCGCCGTGCCCGTCTACCCGCCCGACCCGGCCTTCCTGATGCGCACCCTGCCGAGGCTGACCGGGGTCATCGAGGATGCCGATCCCGGAGTGATCCTGGCCCCGGCCGAGACCGTCGCCCTGGCCGACCGGTTCGCCGAACAAGCTCCGGCGCTGCGGGACATCGCCTGGCTGACAGTCGACGACCTCGACCCGGCCGCCGCCGACGCCTGGCGCCACCCCGGATCGGTCCGCGAGGACATCGCCTTCCTGCAGTACACCTCGGGCTCGACCAGCCGCCCCAAGGGCGTGATGGTCAGCCACGGCAACCTGCTGCACAACATCGCGGCGATGAACAGCCGGTTCTTCGCCGGGGACCCGGCCCAGCACATGGTCAGTTGGCTCCCGCCGTTCCACGACATGGGTCTGATCTTCGGCCTGCTCACCCCCGCCTACGTCGGCTTCCCGGTGACTTTCATGTCGCCGTTCTCCTTCCTCAAGCGGCCGCTGCGCTGGCTGCGGGCGATCTCGGAAGCCGGCGGTACCGCGTGCGCGGCGCCCAACTTCGCCTACGACCTCGCTGTCCGCAAGGTGACCGAGGAGGAGCGGCGCACCCTGGACCTGAGCACCTGGCGGGTCGCCGCGAACGGCGCCGAGCCCGTCCGGCAGCAGACCATGGAGCGCTTCTCCCGCACGTTCGCCGACTGCGGCTTCCGGCCGTCGGCGCACGCCCCCTCCTACGGACTGGCCGAGGGCACGCTTCTGGTCTCCACCGGCGACCCCCGTGCCGAACCGCTCAGCAGAAGGCTGCGGGTGAGCGGACTGCTGTCCGGGGCGGCCGAGGACGCCGGACCCGACGAGGCCGCGCGGACACTGCCCAGCTGCGGCACTTCGGTGCACGACCAGCGGGTCGTCGCGGTGGACCCAGAGACCCTCGGCCCGATGCTCGACGGCCGGATCGGGGAGCTGTGGGTCGCGGGGCAGAGTGTCGCCGGCGGGTACTGGCGGCGCAGCCGGGAGACCGAGGAGACCTTCGGCGCCCGTCTCGCCGGGAGCGGCGAGGGACCTTTCCTGCGCACCGGCGACCTCGGCTTCACCGACGGCGACCAGATCTACGTCACCGGCCGTATCAAGGACGTCATCATCATGGCGGGCCGCAACCACTACCCGCACGACATCGAACGCACCGTCGAGGCCGTCGACGACGGCCTGCGGTCGGGCTGCGGCGTGGCGGGCGTTCGCGACATCGACGGCGAGGAGCGCCTGATCGTCGTCCAGGAGTACCGGGGGAGCCGTTCTCCGGGGGACCGTGCCCGCATCATCGCCGCCATCCGGGCCGAGGTCGCACGCGAACACGGTCTGCAGGCGTTCCTCGTCGCGCTGGCGCGCCCCGGTAGCGTACCGAAGACGTCCAGCGGAAAGCTCCAGCGCCAGGCGTGCCTGGACGCGGTGCTCGGTGGGACCCTGAACCCGCTGGCACAGTGGCGGGCGGACGAGGCGGCTCGGGACGGCCGGGCGGACGCGCCCGAGCACCCGCCCGGTCCGGCCGGTGCGCACAGCACCGGCCGGACCGCCCCGGGCGCGGCCGAAATTGAGCAGTGGCTGCGGGAGGCGCTTGCCGCCACGACCGGCGGCCGGACCGAGGCAATCGACCCCGGGCTGCCGTTCGCCGGATACGGGTTGCGCTCGGTCGACATGGTCACCATGGTCGGCGACCTCGAACAACGGCTCGGAGTGCCGCTCTCGCCGACGGTGGTGTGGGAGCATCCCACCCCCGCCAAGCTCGCCGAGCACCTGGAAGGCGTTGTCCCGGCGGTGTTCCCCGGGACACCGGTCGCGGTGGACCAGAGACCCGTTGGCGCCACCGAAACCGGCGCCCGCCTTGCTGAAACCGACGCCCGCCTTGCCCGTCGGGCCGAGCCCGCCGCCGCGCCCGACCCCGTCGCGATCGTCGGCATCGGATGCCGCTTCCCCGGCGGCGTCGACGGCCCCGACGACTTCTGGCGGCTGCTGACCGAGGGGCGGGACGCGGTCACCGAGGTCCCGGCGGACCGTTGGGACATTGAGCAGTACGCCTCCGACGACCCCGCCGCCCCCGGCCGCACCACCAGCCGCTGGGGTGGGTTCCTCGACGGCGTCGACCGGTTCGACGCGGGCTTCTTCGGCATCTCCCGCCAGGAAGCTACGCGCATGGACCCGCAACAGCGCCTCCTCACCGAAGTCGCGTTCGAGGCGCTGGAAAACGCCGGGATGCCCTCCGACCGGCTCGCAGGCTCGCCCACCGGCGTGTTCGTCGGGATCTCCACCTTCGACTACGCCACGGGCCAACTGCGCGACCTGGCCGCCATCGACCCCTACACGGGCACCGGCAGCGCCCTGAGCATCTCCGCGAACCGCCTGTCCTACTTGCTGGACCTGCGCGGCCCCAGCCTCGCGGTGGACACCGCCTGCTCCTCCTCGCTCGTCGCGGTCCTCCAGGCGTGCATGAGCCTGGAGCGCGGTGACTGCGAACTGGCCCTCGCCGGCGGCGTCAACCTCGTTCTCTCTCCCGCCTTCGCCATCAACTTCAGCAAGGCCGGGGCGATGTCCGCGGACGGCCGGTGCAAGCCGTTCGACTCCCGTGCCGACGGATACGTGCGCTCCGAGGGCGCAGGCGTCGTCGTACTCAAACCGCTCAGCCGCGCGCTCGCCGACGGAGATCCCGTGTACGCCGTGATCCGCGGGGGCGCCGTCAACCAGGACGGCGCCAGCAACGGCCTGATGGCGCCCAACCCGCAGGCCCAGGAAGAGGTGCTGCGCGCCGCCCACCGCAACGCCGGCGTGCGCGGCGCGGACATCGGGTACGTCGAGGCCCACGGCACCGGCACGGCCCTCGGCGACCCGATCGAGGCCAAGGCGCTCGGTGCCGTCCTGAGGGAGGGGCGTGACCCCGCCCGGCCGTGCCTGATCGGCTCGGTGAAGTCCAACCTGGGGCACATGGAGGCCGCCGCGGGCATCGGCGGGCTGATCAAGGCTGCGCTGGCGGTCCGCCACCGCACCGTGCCGGCGACCCTGCACTACCGCGAGCCCAACCCGCACATTCCCTTCGACGATCTCGCCCTACGGGTCGCCCACATCCTCCAGCCCTGGCCGGCCGGCGAGGACGGCATTGCGCTGGCCGGAGTGAGTTCGTTCGGTTTCGGTGGCACCAACGCCCACGTGGTGCTGGAGCAACCCCCGGCCACCGACCCCGCGCCCCGGCAGGACCCGGCTGACGACACCGTCCTGCTGACCGTCTCGGCGCGCGACGAACACGCCCTGCGCGACCTCGCCGCGGCCTACGCCGACAAGCTCGCCGCGCCCGGCCTGTCCTTGGGCGACTTCGCCGCCGCCGTGGCAGTCCGCCGCACCCACCACGAGCACCGGCTGGCCTGCACCGGCTCGTCGGCGGACGAACTGCGCACCGCGCTCGCCGCGTTCGGCCGAGGCGCGGAGGTGCCCGGCCTGTCCAGCGGCGTCCGGCGCGTGGGCTGGCACCCCAAGCCGGTGTTCGTCTTCTCCGGCCAGGGGCCCCGGTGGTGGCCCCTGGCCGACGACCTGCTCGCCGGGGAGCCGGTCTTCCGCGCGGTCGTCGAACGCTGCGACGCCCTGCTGCGCCGGCACACCGACTGGTCGTTGCTGGACCAGCTCACCGCCGACCCTGCCAGGTCCCGTCTGCTGGACACCGCCGTCGGGCAGCCCGCTCTCACCGCCGCGCAGATCGCCCTCGCCGCCCTGTGGCGCTCCTGGGGTATCGAACCGGCCGCCGTCGTCGGCCACAGCGTCGGTGAGATCGCCGCTGCACATCTTTCCGGTGCGATCGGGCTGGAGGACGCCCTCGTCATCGCGCTGCACCGCGGTGCCGCCCTGCACAGCGCCACCGGCAGGGGCAGGATGGCGGTCGTCGGCGTCGGTCTGGAACGGGCCCGGGAGATCCTGGCCGAACGTCGCCCCGGACAGGTGTGGATCGCGGCGGGCAACAGCCCTGGCTCCACCGTTTTCTCGGGAGAGAGCACCGCCCTGGAGACGCTGGCCGAGGCACTTCAGGAAGAGGGCCTGTACTGCCGCGTCCTGGAGTCGGTCGAATTCGCCTCCCACTGTCCGCTGATGGAGCCCGTCGCACAGGAGCTGTGGGGGCTGCTGTCGGACCTGCGTCCGCGCACCGGCACCCTTCCCATGATCTCCACCGTCACCGGAAAGCCGGTCGACGGGGGCCGGCTGGACGCCGAGTACTGGGCGTCCAACCTCACCCGGCCGGTGCTCTTCGACACCGCGGTCACCGAGCTGGCCGAGTCCGGTCACGACGTCTTCGTCGAGATGTCGCCGCACCCGATGCTCACCGACGCCGTCACCGAGCGCATGTCGTCGTACGGCCACACGGTCGCCGTCTCGTCCCTGCGCAGCGACCGGCCGGGTCGCGCCACCCTCCGCGCGGAGCTCGGCCGGCTCTACACCGCCGGCTACCACGTCGACTGGACCCGGGTGTACGGCCCGGCCGCGCCTATGGCCGACCTTCCCACGTACCCGTGGCAGCGCACCCGCTTCTGGTACGCCGAGCACACCCGCTACCGGTCCGAGCGCCGCGGGCACCCCGTCCTCCGCACCGCCGTGCGGTCCGCCCTGCCCCCGCACGCCGCCCACTGGTCCGCGCCGGTCGACCTGGACGACTTCGGTTACCTGACCGACCACCAGGTCGGCGGCAGCGCCGCCCTGCCCGGCGCGTTCGTCTTGGACGCCGGGCTCGCGGCGGCGCGCGAGCACCTCGGCGGTCCGGCCACCCTCGCGGACGTCCACTTCACCCGGCTGACCGTGGTGCCCGAGCACGCCCAGGACGCCACGCTGCAACTCGTCCTCGTCCCCGAGACCGCCGACACGGGTTCGCTGCGGCTGTTCACCCGCGCCGATGCCGACGACGAATGGGCCGAGGCCGCCCACGGCGCCTTCCGCCGCGGCGCGCCCGAATCCGGTGGCGAACCACTGTCCGCCGTACGCAACCGCTGCTCCACCCCCGTCGACACCGACGACCACTACGCCGCGCTGCACCGGGCCGGGCTGGCGTACGGCCCGGCCTTCCGGGGCGTCGAGGAGCTGTGGTCCGGTACCGGCGAGGCCGTTGCCCGGCTGCGCGACCGGGCCGCCCTGACCGCGGACCGCGGCGAGCACTTGGTGCACCCGGCCGTTCTCGACAGCGCGTTGCAGACGCTCATGGCCGCCCTGTCGCCCCCCACCGGCGGGGACGACGCCGTCGCGAGCACCTATCTGCCGATGCGCGTCGGCTGCTTCGCCCTCTTCGCCGAGCGGGCCGAACCACGCTGGGCACACGCCGCGGTCACCGCGCCGGAACCGGGCGCCGAGGAGATCACCGATGCCACCGTCGTTCTCTACGACGCGTCCGGGGCCCCGGTCGGCGAGGTCACGGGCATCGCCCTCAAACGCCTGGACGGCGAGACCGCCGCCGACCCGCTCGGGGAAGCCCTGTACGACGTGGCCTGGCGGCAGACCCCCGGTGAGTCCGGCACGGACGCCGAGCCCGGCACCTGGCTGGTGTTCGCCGACGCCGGCGGCACCTGCGACACGCTCGTCACCGGACTGCGCGCCCGCGGCGGCACCTGCGTCACCGCGACCGTAGGCCCCGGCTACGGCAGACCCGCTCCGGACCACTACGTGCTGGATCCCGCGCGGCACGAGGACGTCGCCGCACTGCTGGCCGACCTGGCCGCGACCGGCGTCCGTCCCGACGGCATCGTGCACGGCTGGGCCCTCGATGCCGCGCTGGCCGAGGACGACACCCCCACGCGGCTGCTCGCCGTCCAGGACTCCGCCACCGTGCCCGCCCTGCACCTGGTCCAGGAGATCACCCGCGCCGGACAGGACTCCGCACCTCGCCTGGTGCTGCTCACCCGCGGCGCCCAGCAGGCCGGCGACGGCGACGAACTGTCCGTCGGCCAGGCGCCGCTGTGGGGACTGGCCCGCGTGATCGGCCTGGAACACACCGAACTGCGCCCCACCGTCGTCGACCTGGACCCCGCCCGCCCCGAGGGCGAAGCGGAATTGCTCCTGGCCGAGGTGCTGCGCCCCGGCGACGACGGCCAGGTCGCCCTGCGCCACGGCGAGCGCCTGACACCCGCACTCCAGAGGTGGACTGCCCCCGACGCGACCCCGGACACTCGGCCCACCTGGGCCTTCGACGCGGCGCGCGACGGCAACCACCGGCTGCTCGCGACCCGCCCCGGCCGCCTCGCCAGCCTCAGAGCGACTTGGGGGTACCGCACCCCGCCGGGGCCCGGCCAGGTGGAGATCGAGGTCGCCGCCGCCGGCCTGAACTTCAGCGACGTCCTGAAGGCCCTGGAGACCTACCCCGGCGCGGAGGGCATCGTCCCGCTCGGCGCCGAGTGCGCGGGCCGCGTCGTCGCCGTCGGCGAGGGCGTGACCCGTCACCGCGTCGGCGACCGGGTGATCGCGGTCGGCGCGCACAGCATGGCGGCGTTCACCACGGTCGGCGAGGACCTGGTTGCCGCCGCGCCGCCGGCCCTGGGCGAGGACGAGGCCGCCGCCGTGCCCATCGCCTTCCTCACCGCCGTCCACGCCCTGGAGCGCCTTGCCCGGCTGCGCAAGGGCGAGACCGTGCTCGTCCACTCCGCGACCGGCGGTGTCGGGCTGGCCGCGCTGCAGGTCGCCCGGCGCCGCGGCGCCCGCGTCTACGCCACGGCCGGTACGGAGGAGAAGCGTGAACTGCTCCGCAGCCTCGGCGTGGAGCACGCCATGGACTCGCGCACGCTCGCCTTCGCCGACGAGATCACCGAACGCACCGGCGGCCGGGGCGTCGATGTCGTGCTCAACTCCGCCACCGGCGAGGCCCTGGTGCGCAGCCTGCGGCTGCTGGCCCCGGGCGGCCGGTTCGTCGAGATCGGCAAGCGGGACGTCTACGGCAACAGCCATATCGGGCTGGAGCTCTTCAAGGACAACCGCGCCTTCTTCGCCGTGGACCTGGAACGCACCATCCGCGAGCGGCCCGAGGAGATCGCCGAGCTGTTCGCCGACATTGTCCAGGGTTTCGACGGCGGCGAGTTCACGGCCCTGCCCGTCACCGGCCACCCCTTTTCCGACGCGCCGGCCGCCTTCAGCGCCATGGCGCAGGCGCGGCACACCGGCAAGCTGGTGCTGCGGCCCGACCCCCACGAGCGGATCACCACCGCTCCGGGCGCCGCTCCCGTACGGCCGGACGTCTCCTACCTGATCACCGGCGGGCTCGGCGCGCTCGGCCTGGAGACCGCCCGCTATCTGGCCGGACAGGGCGCCCGCCACCTCGTGCTGGCCGGCCGCAGCGCCCCCTCGGCCGCCGCCGAACGGGCCGTCGCCGAGCTGCGCGACTGCGCCGAGGTCGCCGTCGTCAGGGCCGACGTGTCCGAGCGCGCCGCCCTCGACGGGGTCCTGGCGCGCATCGACGCCACCATGCCGCGGCTGGCCGGAGTCGTGCACGCCGCCGGAATCCTCGACGACGGCCTGCTGACCGGCCTGGACCGGGAAAGGTTCCGCTCGGTTGCCGGGCCCAAGTCCACCGCCGCCTGGCACCTGCACCACGCCACGTCGGACCGCGAACTGGACTTCTTCGTCCTGTACTCCTCGGCCGCCGCCGTGCTCGGCTCGGCCAGCCAGGCCAACTACGCCGCCGCCAGCGCCCTCCTCGACACCCTCGCCCACCACCGGCGTGCCCGCGGACTGCCCGCGCTCAGCATCGACTGGGGCCCTTGGTCGGACATCGGCCTCGCCGCCCGCCCCGACCGCGGCGGAGCCCTCGCCGCCCGCGGCATCGAGAGCATCAGCCCCGGCGACGGCATAGCGACCCTCGACCGGCTGCTGCGCACCGACGCCGCCCAGGTCTGCGTCCTGCCCCTGGACCGGGACAAGCTGGGCGACCACCCCGGAGGCAGTCTCCTCGCCACCCTGCTCGGGGACGCGCCCGGAGAGTCCCCGGCGGGCCGGCCGGCCACGAGCGAGGTGCGCCGCCGGCTCCTCGCCGTGGAGCCGGGTCGCCGCCGCCGAGCCCTCCTGACCGAGCACTGCCGGGCCGTCGCGGCCCGCGTGGTGGGCGCCGAGCCCGGCAGGATCGACACCAGCGCCCCCATGAACAGCATGGGGTTCGACTCGCTGCTCTCCCTCGAACTGCGCAACTCGCTGGTGTCGTCGCTTCGGGTGCAGCTGCCCTCGACCATCGCCTGGCGCTTTCCGACCATCGACGCGCTGGTGCCCTATCTGGCGGAGCGCATGGACGTCCAGCTGGAACCCGGCCGAACGGCCCCCGATCGCCCCGCCGGGAAGGCCGCGTCCGATCCACCCGGTCCGCTCCCCGGTGACCAGGGGAGCGCCAGCCCGCTCCCGACGAGCGCCTCGGCCGGCCTCAACGCGATGTCCACCGCCGACCTCGAGGCGCTCCTGCTGGCCAAGACGAAGCAGATCGACGAAGGGGGTCGGCGATGA
- the ccrA gene encoding crotonyl-CoA carboxylase/reductase has protein sequence MQEILDAIIAGTPGEVGRLRVPDFYRGVTLHADEATMFDGVASGDKDPRKSLHLEEVPTPQPAAGEVLVAVLASGINHNTVWSSIFEPLPTFAFLSRYGKASPQGARHDLPFHVLGSDLAGVVLRCGEGVTPWRPGDEVVAHCLSVELHHPDGHGDTMLDPEQRIWGFETNFGGLAELALVKANQLMPKPGHLTWEEAAASGLVNSTAYRQLVSANGARLKQGDTVLIWGASGGLGSYATQLVLNGGATPVCVVSSPEKAEVCRRMGAELIIDRSAEGYRFWRDEHTQDQGEWRRFGTRLRELTGGEDPDIVFEHPGRETFGASVYVARRGGTIVSCASTSGFQHTYDNRYLWMHLKRIVGTHFANYREAWAANRLIVQGRIHPTLSEVVPLEQTAQAVHVVHRNLHQGKVGVLCLAPREGLGVRDPELRARHQTAINRFRTGRVPAAG, from the coding sequence ATGCAAGAGATCCTCGACGCGATCATCGCGGGCACACCCGGCGAAGTAGGGCGCCTTCGGGTGCCCGACTTCTACCGGGGCGTCACCCTCCACGCCGACGAGGCGACGATGTTCGACGGAGTGGCGAGCGGCGACAAGGATCCGCGCAAGTCCCTGCACCTGGAGGAGGTGCCGACGCCGCAGCCGGCCGCCGGTGAGGTTCTGGTCGCGGTGCTGGCCAGTGGGATCAACCACAACACGGTGTGGTCCTCGATCTTCGAACCGCTGCCGACATTCGCTTTCCTGTCCCGCTACGGCAAGGCTTCACCGCAGGGGGCGCGGCACGACCTGCCGTTCCACGTCCTCGGCTCGGACCTCGCGGGCGTGGTGCTCCGCTGTGGCGAGGGGGTGACGCCGTGGCGGCCCGGGGATGAGGTCGTGGCCCACTGCCTGTCGGTCGAGCTGCACCACCCCGACGGGCACGGGGACACCATGCTCGATCCTGAGCAACGGATCTGGGGGTTCGAGACGAACTTCGGCGGTCTGGCCGAGCTGGCGCTGGTCAAGGCCAACCAGCTCATGCCCAAGCCCGGCCACCTGACCTGGGAGGAGGCCGCCGCCTCGGGGTTGGTCAACTCCACCGCGTACCGGCAGTTGGTGTCGGCCAACGGCGCCCGGCTCAAGCAGGGCGACACCGTGCTGATCTGGGGCGCCTCCGGCGGCCTCGGCTCGTACGCCACGCAGTTGGTGCTCAACGGGGGGGCGACGCCGGTGTGCGTGGTCTCCAGCCCGGAGAAGGCCGAGGTGTGCCGCCGGATGGGCGCGGAGCTGATCATCGATCGGAGCGCGGAGGGCTACCGGTTCTGGAGGGACGAGCACACGCAGGACCAGGGCGAGTGGCGGCGGTTCGGCACCCGGCTCAGGGAACTGACAGGCGGCGAGGACCCGGACATCGTGTTCGAGCACCCGGGGCGGGAGACCTTCGGCGCCAGCGTGTACGTGGCTCGCCGTGGCGGCACGATCGTCAGCTGCGCGTCCACCTCGGGCTTCCAGCACACGTACGACAACCGCTACCTGTGGATGCACCTCAAGCGAATCGTCGGAACGCACTTCGCCAACTACCGCGAGGCGTGGGCCGCCAACCGGCTCATCGTCCAGGGCCGGATTCACCCCACGTTGTCGGAGGTGGTTCCGCTGGAGCAGACAGCGCAGGCGGTGCACGTCGTACACCGCAACCTGCACCAGGGCAAGGTCGGCGTCCTGTGCCTGGCACCCCGGGAGGGGCTCGGGGTCCGGGACCCCGAACTGCGCGCGCGCCACCAGACGGCGATCAACAGGTTCCGCACCGGTCGGGTTCCGGCGGCCGGGTGA